The following proteins are co-located in the Sebaldella sp. S0638 genome:
- the hslO gene encoding Hsp33 family molecular chaperone HslO, translated as MGKLIKGVSKNARFFICDTKDLVQEAMDIHSCSATGISILGRVLTAAGMMGKDLKSESDSLTIRINGDGPAGTIITTANMNGEVKGYMSNPQVDTEEHDTGQIQIGKAVGNGTMYVIKDMGLKDPFSGLVQLQTGEIGDDLAYYFYTSEQIPSVVALGVKVNQDYKISCAGGFIIQLLPGAENEFIDRLEEKLKAIRPVTELFEGGFDIYRIAKLLYEDMGSDVEGKLIEDYEILEESELSYKCDCSKERYLRGLITLGRKEIEQILEEDGGKMEVECHFCMKKYEFTKEDFDGIDF; from the coding sequence ATGGGAAAATTAATAAAAGGCGTAAGCAAAAATGCCAGATTTTTTATATGTGATACAAAAGATCTGGTTCAGGAAGCTATGGATATACATTCGTGCAGTGCTACCGGTATATCAATACTGGGGAGAGTTCTTACAGCAGCAGGAATGATGGGAAAAGATCTGAAAAGTGAAAGTGATTCGCTGACAATAAGAATAAACGGCGACGGTCCTGCAGGAACAATTATAACTACTGCCAACATGAATGGTGAAGTAAAGGGGTATATGAGCAATCCTCAGGTAGATACAGAAGAACATGACACAGGACAGATACAGATAGGAAAAGCCGTGGGGAACGGGACAATGTATGTAATAAAAGATATGGGACTGAAAGATCCTTTTTCCGGGCTTGTTCAGCTGCAAACAGGAGAAATAGGCGATGACCTCGCATATTATTTTTATACATCGGAACAAATACCGTCAGTAGTAGCGCTAGGGGTAAAAGTAAATCAGGATTATAAAATATCATGCGCCGGAGGATTTATTATCCAGCTGCTTCCCGGAGCGGAAAATGAATTTATAGACAGGCTAGAAGAAAAATTAAAAGCAATAAGACCAGTTACAGAGCTTTTTGAAGGCGGATTTGATATATACAGAATAGCAAAACTGCTTTATGAAGATATGGGAAGCGATGTGGAGGGGAAACTCATAGAAGATTACGAAATACTTGAGGAATCAGAGCTTTCTTATAAATGTGACTGTTCAAAAGAAAGATATCTGAGAGGACTTATAACACTTGGAAGAAAAGAAATAGAGCAGATTCTTGAAGAAGACGGCGGGAAAATGGAAGTGGAATGCCACTTCTGTATGAAAAAATACGAATTCACAAAAGAAGACTTTGATGGTATAGATTTTTAG
- a CDS encoding STAS domain-containing protein, with translation MEDRFLYSEADDTIFIKIEGNATMKNSKTLSDLLAEIFKGEKKNLVFEMSDCNYLDSTFLGLIAKCALEIKKTWNSTLYIMNASNMVLSGLKQTGIDKFVEKIEDSSLQLKASELEKQDFGDKKEKTLHILEMHKTLMELNEKNKETFQNVVNMIEKDLNK, from the coding sequence ATGGAAGACAGATTTTTATATAGTGAGGCAGATGATACTATTTTTATAAAAATAGAAGGAAATGCCACTATGAAGAACAGTAAAACATTATCAGATCTTTTAGCCGAAATATTCAAAGGTGAGAAGAAGAATCTGGTTTTTGAAATGTCTGATTGCAACTACCTGGATAGTACATTTCTGGGTTTGATAGCCAAATGTGCCCTTGAAATAAAGAAAACATGGAATTCTACATTATATATAATGAATGCTTCAAATATGGTATTAAGCGGTTTGAAACAAACAGGAATAGATAAATTCGTGGAGAAAATAGAGGACAGTTCACTGCAATTAAAGGCATCAGAGCTGGAAAAACAGGATTTTGGCGATAAAAAAGAAAAAACACTGCATATTCTGGAAATGCATAAAACTTTGATGGAACTTAATGAAAAGAATAAAGAGACATTTCAGAATGTAGTAAATATGATAGAAAAAGATCTGAATAAATAG
- a CDS encoding D-alanine--D-alanine ligase, with protein MSKLKIGVIRGGISSEREVSLKSGEGIIKELNKDKYDVKDIILNEKNDIFTSLDGLDFVFLGLHGKFGEDGKIQAILETMDIPYTGCGVLASSLCMDKDITKHIMRSYGIRTAKWIAIRDGEECNYSEVISYLGDDIIAKPNSGGSSVGVHFIKNEQEFCEALKDIFTIDKEVMIEEVLRGVEISVPIIDGKVYPTLCIEPKAGTFFDYASKYEVGGADEYVVEFEKELQDEINDLTERAYHAVKCEGYARIDFMLKDNKPYLMEINTLPGMTMTSLVPKSLKHLGVSYSELLDKLIEVSLKIKR; from the coding sequence ATGTCAAAACTTAAAATAGGAGTCATAAGAGGAGGAATCTCTTCTGAGAGAGAAGTGTCACTTAAATCCGGTGAGGGAATAATAAAGGAACTGAATAAAGATAAATATGATGTAAAAGATATAATATTAAATGAGAAAAATGATATTTTTACTTCTTTGGACGGACTGGATTTTGTGTTTCTTGGGTTACACGGAAAATTCGGGGAAGACGGAAAGATTCAGGCGATACTGGAAACAATGGATATACCTTATACAGGATGCGGTGTTCTGGCTAGTTCACTATGTATGGATAAAGATATAACTAAGCACATAATGAGAAGTTACGGTATTAGAACTGCTAAATGGATTGCCATTAGAGATGGCGAAGAGTGTAATTATTCTGAAGTAATAAGTTATCTGGGCGATGATATAATAGCCAAACCTAATTCAGGCGGTTCCAGCGTAGGAGTTCATTTTATCAAGAATGAGCAGGAATTTTGCGAAGCATTAAAGGATATATTCACTATAGATAAAGAAGTGATGATAGAAGAAGTATTGAGAGGCGTGGAAATATCCGTACCGATCATTGACGGGAAAGTTTATCCCACACTGTGTATAGAGCCGAAAGCCGGTACTTTCTTTGATTATGCATCAAAATATGAAGTAGGCGGTGCTGATGAGTATGTAGTGGAATTCGAAAAGGAACTTCAGGATGAAATAAACGATCTGACAGAGAGAGCCTACCATGCAGTGAAATGTGAAGGGTATGCTAGAATAGACTTTATGCTTAAAGACAATAAACCTTACCTGATGGAAATAAACACGCTTCCCGGAATGACAATGACAAGTCTTGTACCGAAAAGTCTGAAGCATCTCGGTGTGAGTTATTCAGAATTGCTGGATAAACTTATAGAAGTGTCTTTAAAGATAAAAAGATAA
- a CDS encoding S-ribosylhomocysteine lyase encodes MELNKIPSFTIDHIKLEPGIYVSRIDEVGGDYVTTFDMRLKKPNAEPVINIAELHTIEHLGATFLRNDEEWKDKVVYFGPMGCRTGCYLLLKGRLESKDILDLVKRMWQFISTFDGDIPGATAKDCGNYLDQNLPMARYEAKKYLERMEKFTESNLVYPE; translated from the coding sequence ATGGAATTAAATAAAATACCTAGTTTTACAATAGATCATATAAAACTGGAACCCGGAATTTATGTTTCAAGAATAGATGAAGTAGGCGGAGATTATGTTACTACTTTTGATATGAGACTGAAAAAACCAAATGCGGAGCCTGTGATAAATATAGCAGAACTGCATACAATAGAGCATTTAGGAGCTACTTTTCTGAGAAATGATGAAGAATGGAAAGATAAAGTGGTTTATTTCGGGCCGATGGGATGCAGAACAGGATGTTATCTGCTGTTAAAGGGAAGACTTGAATCAAAAGATATACTTGATCTGGTAAAAAGAATGTGGCAGTTTATCAGCACATTTGACGGGGATATTCCGGGAGCTACTGCTAAAGACTGTGGAAATTACCTCGATCAAAATCTTCCAATGGCAAGATATGAAGCAAAAAAATATCTGGAAAGAATGGAAAAGTTTACAGAAAGTAACTTAGTATATCCTGAATAG
- a CDS encoding TatD family hydrolase, with product MKLVDTHAHIYDEKFAGDFDDIMNRINNELDFVVSIGYDMESSEKSIALSEKYEKIYSVIGFHPTEIKKYSIEAEKKLEELAKNSKVVAIGEIGLDYYWMEDPKEEQKKIFRMQMELARRAKLPVVIHTRDAMEDTVNILEEYKDLGGILHCYPGSYETAKKVMDRYYFGIGGVVTFKNNKITKETVKKLPLERIVIETDCPYLTPEPFRGKRNEPVYVKYIAEKIAEIKGIPLEQVIEVTTNNAKNIYSI from the coding sequence ATGAAATTAGTGGATACACACGCACATATATATGACGAGAAGTTCGCAGGTGATTTTGACGATATAATGAACAGAATAAATAATGAACTGGACTTCGTGGTTAGTATTGGTTATGATATGGAATCTTCGGAAAAAAGTATAGCTTTATCTGAAAAATACGAAAAAATATATAGTGTAATAGGGTTTCATCCCACAGAAATAAAAAAATACAGTATAGAAGCAGAAAAAAAGCTTGAAGAGCTTGCTAAGAATTCTAAAGTAGTGGCGATTGGAGAAATCGGGCTTGATTATTATTGGATGGAAGATCCGAAAGAAGAGCAGAAAAAAATATTCAGAATGCAGATGGAACTCGCAAGAAGGGCAAAGCTTCCGGTGGTTATCCATACAAGAGATGCTATGGAAGATACTGTAAATATACTTGAAGAATATAAGGATCTTGGAGGAATACTGCATTGTTATCCGGGTTCTTATGAAACAGCGAAAAAAGTAATGGACAGATATTATTTTGGAATCGGCGGGGTAGTTACTTTTAAGAATAATAAGATTACAAAAGAAACAGTAAAAAAACTTCCGCTGGAAAGAATAGTAATAGAGACAGACTGTCCTTATCTTACACCCGAGCCGTTCAGAGGAAAAAGAAATGAACCTGTATATGTAAAATATATAGCAGAAAAAATTGCAGAAATAAAAGGAATACCTTTGGAACAGGTTATAGAAGTTACTACTAATAATGCAAAAAATATTTATTCCATATGA
- a CDS encoding DUF4870 domain-containing protein, whose protein sequence is MEKNTKLMYILAIFISFISPLIFFINAKSAEEKEDAKLSLNFEISYTIIMFVVGVVVNIITFIVPTIGMILSLAYLVIWVWHAFIDYKAMKAVEEGKTPEFPINFNLVK, encoded by the coding sequence ATGGAAAAAAACACAAAATTAATGTACATTTTGGCAATTTTTATTAGCTTCATTTCACCGTTGATTTTCTTTATAAATGCAAAATCAGCAGAAGAAAAGGAAGATGCAAAATTAAGCTTGAATTTTGAAATTAGCTATACAATAATTATGTTTGTAGTAGGGGTAGTAGTTAATATAATAACTTTTATCGTGCCTACTATAGGTATGATTTTATCTTTAGCATATTTAGTGATTTGGGTATGGCATGCATTTATTGATTATAAAGCAATGAAAGCAGTTGAAGAAGGAAAAACTCCAGAATTTCCTATCAACTTTAATTTAGTAAAATAA
- the acpS gene encoding holo-ACP synthase produces MKIIGIGTDIIEIDRIKDAINNVKTFKGRVFTKNEIEHVEKRKNPYPSYAGRFAAKEAVSKAIGTGFRGFNLVDIEVYNDELGKPYLRFYNDLKELMKDVEFQISISHSKEYAVSTVILYKEE; encoded by the coding sequence ATGAAAATAATAGGAATAGGAACAGATATAATAGAAATAGACAGGATAAAAGATGCTATAAATAACGTAAAAACATTTAAAGGAAGAGTTTTTACCAAAAATGAAATAGAACATGTAGAAAAGCGAAAAAATCCTTATCCCAGCTATGCCGGAAGATTCGCAGCAAAGGAAGCGGTGTCTAAGGCAATAGGGACAGGTTTCAGAGGATTTAATCTCGTAGATATAGAAGTATATAATGATGAACTGGGTAAGCCTTACCTGAGATTTTATAACGATTTGAAAGAATTAATGAAGGATGTGGAATTTCAGATAAGTATATCACATAGTAAGGAATATGCAGTTTCAACAGTTATTTTGTATAAAGAAGAATAA
- the sufC gene encoding Fe-S cluster assembly ATPase SufC → MSLLELKELKAKVEDKEILKGLNLNINKGEVHVIMGPNGAGKSTLASVLVGHPKYEISGGDIIFDGEEINDLGVDERAQKGMFLSFQYPEEIPGLTVEDFLRAAKEAVSGEKQYFMQFHQELVEKMEKLHIDPTYADRHLNVGFSGGEKKKNEILQMAVLEPKLAILDETDSGLDRDATKIVFEGVQKLKNDDNALLIITHYNKVLDYLKPDFVHILMDGKIVKSGGIELVEYIEKKGYQKMREELGL, encoded by the coding sequence ATGAGTTTATTGGAGCTTAAGGAACTAAAAGCTAAAGTTGAAGATAAAGAAATTTTAAAAGGATTGAACCTTAATATAAATAAAGGGGAAGTACATGTTATTATGGGGCCTAACGGAGCCGGAAAATCAACTCTGGCAAGTGTTTTGGTAGGACATCCTAAATATGAAATTTCAGGCGGGGACATAATTTTTGACGGTGAAGAGATAAATGATCTGGGTGTGGATGAAAGAGCACAAAAAGGAATGTTTTTATCTTTTCAGTATCCTGAGGAAATACCGGGATTAACTGTGGAAGATTTTTTGAGAGCTGCTAAAGAAGCAGTATCAGGAGAAAAACAATATTTTATGCAGTTTCATCAGGAATTAGTAGAAAAAATGGAAAAACTTCATATAGACCCTACATATGCAGACAGACATCTGAATGTGGGATTCTCAGGGGGAGAAAAAAAGAAAAATGAAATACTGCAAATGGCAGTTTTGGAACCAAAACTGGCAATTTTGGATGAAACAGATTCCGGACTTGACAGAGATGCTACAAAGATAGTTTTTGAAGGTGTACAAAAGCTGAAAAATGATGATAACGCACTTCTTATAATAACTCATTATAACAAGGTACTTGATTATCTGAAACCTGACTTTGTCCATATATTAATGGATGGAAAAATAGTGAAAAGCGGCGGGATAGAGCTGGTGGAATATATTGAGAAAAAGGGATACCAAAAAATGAGGGAAGAATTAGGACTTTAA
- the sufB gene encoding Fe-S cluster assembly protein SufB, with the protein MEDRKKTYIADIERGVYDIKDEMKHEFTTKKGLTEEIIRTISKEKNEPEWMLEHRLKSLEVYNSKPMPKWGADLSDLDVDDIIHYLRPDSKIMSDSWDDVPDYIKNTFDRLGIPEAEKQSLAGVGAQYDSEVVYHSIHEELVKQGVIYTDIETALREHEDIVKEYFMKLITMNDHKFAALHGAVWSGGSFVYVPKGVKVDKPLQSYFRLNAAEAGQFEHTLIVVEEGADLHFIEGCSAPKYQKNALHAGAVELFIKKGGRLRYSTIENWSRNMYNLNTKRATVDTDGVIEWVSGSFGSRVSMLYPMSILKGERARCEFTGITFASTGQYLDTGSKVIHAAPYTTSNVHSKSISKNGGTALYRGLLRVAPNAHGCKSTVECESLMLDNESRSDTIPIIEIHNDNIDIGHEAKIGRISEEAIFYLMSRGISKDEAKAMIVRGFVEPISKELPLEYAVELNKLIELELEGTIG; encoded by the coding sequence TTGGAAGACAGAAAGAAAACTTATATCGCCGATATTGAAAGAGGCGTTTATGATATAAAAGATGAAATGAAACATGAATTTACCACTAAAAAGGGTTTGACAGAGGAGATAATAAGAACAATTTCCAAAGAAAAAAATGAACCTGAATGGATGCTTGAACACAGACTGAAATCATTGGAAGTATATAATTCCAAGCCTATGCCTAAATGGGGTGCTGACTTATCTGATTTAGACGTAGACGATATTATCCACTATCTGCGTCCTGACAGCAAAATAATGAGTGATTCATGGGATGATGTACCTGATTATATAAAAAATACTTTTGACAGGCTGGGAATACCTGAGGCTGAAAAACAGTCACTTGCAGGAGTGGGTGCGCAGTATGACTCAGAAGTGGTATACCATAGTATTCATGAGGAACTGGTAAAACAGGGAGTTATTTATACCGATATTGAGACAGCACTAAGAGAACACGAAGATATAGTAAAAGAGTATTTTATGAAGCTGATAACTATGAATGATCATAAATTCGCCGCATTGCACGGAGCTGTGTGGTCAGGGGGATCATTTGTATATGTGCCGAAAGGTGTAAAAGTAGACAAACCCTTACAGTCATATTTCAGGCTAAATGCTGCTGAAGCAGGACAGTTTGAGCATACACTTATAGTAGTGGAAGAAGGGGCAGATCTGCACTTCATAGAAGGATGTTCAGCGCCGAAATACCAGAAAAACGCGCTTCACGCCGGAGCAGTGGAATTATTTATAAAAAAAGGCGGAAGACTAAGATATTCGACTATAGAAAACTGGTCTAGAAATATGTATAATCTGAATACCAAAAGAGCAACAGTGGATACAGACGGAGTAATAGAATGGGTATCAGGATCATTTGGATCAAGAGTATCAATGCTTTATCCTATGAGTATACTTAAAGGAGAGCGTGCAAGATGTGAATTTACAGGAATTACTTTTGCTTCTACAGGACAGTATCTGGATACAGGATCAAAGGTAATACATGCAGCGCCGTATACTACATCTAATGTACATTCCAAGTCTATTTCCAAAAACGGAGGTACGGCTTTATACAGAGGACTTCTGAGAGTGGCACCCAATGCACACGGATGTAAGTCTACCGTGGAATGCGAGTCACTGATGCTTGATAATGAATCAAGATCAGATACTATACCTATTATAGAAATACACAATGATAACATTGATATCGGGCATGAAGCCAAAATTGGAAGAATAAGCGAAGAAGCTATTTTTTATTTAATGTCAAGAGGGATTAGCAAGGATGAGGCAAAAGCCATGATAGTAAGAGGATTCGTGGAGCCGATTTCCAAAGAGCTGCCGCTTGAATACGCAGTTGAGTTAAATAAACTAATAGAGCTGGAGCTGGAAGGTACTATAGGATAG
- the sufD gene encoding Fe-S cluster assembly protein SufD, whose translation MFNEDNIKELDNYQFRIDNFKKYSALSAPKWKRISHNVEVPENYKKFDGVSVSNAEQDGLTVKNINEAFQDMGKYNNDNEYGLNEFFNTQVYSFYNSGKFIHIGERKKLENTVCINYNFNKENNLLIDYNVIVAEDFSEGTIIINYNSEDDTEAYHNGMIKIIAKPNSKIKVIKIQNLNLNSYNFEGSKAEVFGSADVAIYSMEMGAKVNAVSNKNYLEEDGSKIEIWPGYLADKDRKVDLEYSVIFRGRDTAGVIEGRGAVKDTARKVFRGNLYFKKGARHSVGKEGEFAILLDKGVRSDSIPGLFCDEDDVIGEHSASIGKVDESKLFYLMSRGLTENNAKKLIIESSFKPILNSIDDLEMKNKLLEELEKRI comes from the coding sequence ATGTTTAACGAAGATAATATAAAAGAGCTTGATAATTATCAGTTTAGAATAGATAACTTTAAAAAATATTCAGCTTTGTCAGCACCGAAATGGAAAAGAATCAGTCATAATGTGGAGGTTCCTGAAAATTATAAAAAATTTGACGGGGTTTCTGTATCAAATGCGGAACAGGACGGTCTTACAGTAAAGAATATAAACGAAGCATTTCAGGATATGGGAAAGTACAATAATGACAATGAATACGGGCTGAATGAATTTTTTAACACACAGGTATATTCATTTTATAACAGCGGGAAATTTATTCATATAGGTGAAAGAAAAAAACTTGAAAATACAGTATGCATAAATTATAATTTTAATAAGGAAAATAATCTGCTTATTGATTATAACGTAATTGTAGCAGAGGATTTTTCAGAAGGAACAATTATTATAAATTATAATTCAGAAGATGATACAGAAGCATATCATAACGGAATGATCAAAATAATAGCTAAGCCAAACTCGAAGATTAAGGTCATAAAGATACAGAATCTGAATCTGAACAGTTATAACTTCGAGGGGAGCAAAGCAGAGGTTTTTGGAAGTGCTGATGTGGCTATTTACAGTATGGAAATGGGAGCAAAGGTAAATGCCGTGAGTAATAAAAACTATCTTGAGGAAGATGGTTCCAAAATAGAAATATGGCCCGGTTATCTTGCTGACAAAGACAGAAAGGTAGACCTTGAATACTCGGTAATATTCAGAGGAAGAGATACTGCCGGTGTAATAGAAGGAAGAGGAGCTGTAAAGGATACTGCAAGAAAGGTATTCAGAGGAAATCTTTATTTTAAGAAAGGCGCAAGACACTCTGTGGGAAAAGAAGGGGAGTTTGCTATTCTGCTGGATAAAGGTGTAAGATCTGACTCTATTCCGGGATTATTCTGTGATGAGGATGATGTAATAGGAGAACACTCTGCAAGTATAGGTAAAGTAGATGAAAGTAAACTGTTTTATCTGATGAGCAGAGGTTTAACAGAAAATAATGCTAAGAAGCTCATAATAGAGTCTTCTTTCAAACCTATACTAAACAGTATAGATGACCTTGAAATGAAAAATAAACTGCTGGAAGAACTGGAAAAAAGAATATAA
- a CDS encoding SufS family cysteine desulfurase, with protein sequence MEIKKEFPIFDDENLHYLDTAATSQKPQVVLDSIERYYKTYNGNPGRGSYKLVMDSTRIFEDSRKTVQRFLNAKEKEEIIFTKSTTESINLLAYSFGLEFINEGDEIILGITNHHANIVPWQMVAKKKKAKIKYIYLHENGQFDLDDFKYKISKRTKIVAFSAVSNVTGVIHPIDEVVEIAHNNGAYVLVDAAQALLHFPIDVLKSNIDFLAFSGHKLFAPMGIGVLYGKRKLLEKMPPFLFGGDMIEFVTEQNSTFAPIPNKFEGGTQNVEGAYGLSEAIKYLEGIGYDQINKIEHELEMKALFELRNLGFVETYHTENVERVGVIAFNVKGVHSHDVAFILDYYGVGVRSGHHCAQPLMNYLEIPSCCRASFSVYNDAGDVEKLIEGLRKVKEVFKL encoded by the coding sequence ATGGAAATAAAAAAAGAATTTCCAATTTTTGATGATGAAAATCTGCATTATCTTGATACTGCCGCAACATCGCAAAAACCCCAGGTAGTGCTGGACAGTATAGAGAGATATTATAAAACCTATAACGGGAATCCCGGAAGAGGTTCCTACAAGCTGGTGATGGATTCCACAAGAATTTTTGAGGATTCAAGAAAGACAGTACAAAGGTTTTTGAATGCAAAAGAAAAAGAGGAAATAATATTTACCAAAAGCACAACTGAATCTATAAATCTGCTGGCTTATTCATTTGGTCTGGAATTTATCAACGAAGGTGACGAAATAATACTTGGTATTACCAATCATCATGCAAATATAGTTCCGTGGCAGATGGTAGCCAAAAAGAAAAAGGCAAAAATAAAGTATATTTATCTGCATGAAAACGGTCAATTTGATCTGGACGATTTTAAATATAAAATTAGTAAAAGGACAAAGATTGTAGCTTTTTCGGCAGTTTCTAACGTAACAGGAGTAATTCATCCTATAGATGAGGTAGTGGAAATAGCGCATAATAACGGTGCTTATGTATTAGTAGATGCTGCACAGGCTCTGCTGCATTTTCCTATAGATGTGCTAAAGAGTAATATTGATTTTCTTGCTTTTTCCGGACATAAATTATTTGCACCAATGGGGATAGGGGTCTTATACGGAAAGAGAAAACTTCTTGAAAAAATGCCGCCGTTTTTATTCGGCGGGGATATGATAGAGTTTGTAACTGAGCAGAATTCCACGTTTGCACCTATTCCGAATAAATTCGAGGGTGGTACGCAGAATGTAGAAGGAGCTTACGGACTTTCAGAAGCGATAAAATATCTTGAAGGAATAGGATATGACCAGATAAATAAAATAGAGCATGAATTGGAAATGAAAGCTCTTTTTGAACTTCGCAATCTTGGGTTCGTAGAAACTTATCATACTGAAAATGTGGAAAGAGTGGGAGTAATTGCATTTAATGTAAAAGGAGTTCACTCGCATGATGTAGCTTTTATACTGGATTATTACGGAGTTGGTGTAAGATCCGGACATCATTGTGCACAGCCGCTGATGAATTATTTGGAGATACCATCTTGCTGCAGGGCAAGTTTCAGTGTGTATAATGATGCAGGAGATGTAGAAAAGCTCATAGAAGGACTTAGAAAAGTAAAGGAAGTGTTCAAGCTATGA
- the sufU gene encoding Fe-S cluster assembly sulfur transfer protein SufU — protein sequence MNLEKLYQQTILEYSNRKDLKREMDSPTYIERGHNPNCGDDLTLEIKLNSDNIIEDAAFLGNGCAISSASTAMLIDLIKGKSIEEAKEKVDIFFKMMGQKEKLSSDEMKKLGDAVLMEYVANMPARIKCATLSWHSLRVIIDKNEENK from the coding sequence ATGAATTTAGAAAAATTATATCAACAGACGATTTTAGAATATAGCAATAGAAAAGACCTGAAAAGAGAGATGGACAGCCCGACTTATATAGAAAGAGGGCATAATCCTAACTGTGGTGATGATCTTACGCTGGAAATAAAACTAAATTCAGATAATATAATCGAAGATGCTGCTTTTTTAGGAAACGGATGTGCGATTTCATCAGCTTCCACAGCAATGCTTATTGATCTTATAAAAGGGAAAAGCATAGAGGAAGCAAAGGAAAAAGTAGATATTTTCTTTAAGATGATGGGGCAGAAAGAAAAGCTAAGCAGCGATGAAATGAAAAAACTGGGTGATGCAGTGCTTATGGAATATGTGGCTAATATGCCTGCAAGGATAAAATGTGCGACGCTCAGCTGGCACTCGCTCAGAGTGATTATTGATAAAAATGAAGAGAATAAGTAG
- a CDS encoding type II toxin-antitoxin system HicA family toxin, which yields MDYSSRGLIKRLIEAGWILKRCNGSHHQYIKGGRVVTVPHPRKDLKYGTYNAILKQSGLK from the coding sequence ATGGACTATAGTTCAAGAGGTCTCATTAAACGATTAATAGAAGCTGGGTGGATATTGAAACGTTGTAATGGAAGCCATCACCAGTATATTAAAGGTGGGCGGGTTGTGACAGTACCACATCCCAGAAAAGATCTTAAATATGGGACGTATAATGCAATTTTAAAACAGTCAGGTCTGAAATAA
- a CDS encoding type II toxin-antitoxin system HicB family antitoxin yields the protein MARKDIYIYPAIFEEEDGGYNISFPNLEGALTCGDDLSDSLFMAKDVLGLYLYTLEEDGTELPEPSLPNRIKVKDNQFVQLIEVYMPPIRDEQENRHIRKNVTISKWVNDLAVKKKINFSAVLESALKEKLGYRK from the coding sequence ATGGCTAGAAAAGATATTTATATTTATCCTGCTATTTTTGAAGAGGAGGATGGTGGATATAATATTAGTTTTCCAAATTTAGAGGGGGCGCTTACATGTGGGGATGACTTAAGTGATTCTTTATTCATGGCTAAAGATGTGTTAGGGTTATATTTATATACTTTAGAAGAGGATGGGACAGAATTACCAGAGCCTTCATTACCTAATAGAATAAAAGTCAAAGATAATCAATTTGTTCAGCTAATTGAAGTTTATATGCCGCCGATAAGGGATGAACAGGAAAATAGGCATATAAGAAAAAACGTAACTATTTCAAAATGGGTTAATGACTTGGCTGTAAAGAAAAAGATAAATTTCTCCGCAGTTTTAGAGTCAGCTTTGAAAGAAAAATTAGGTTATAGAAAATAA
- a CDS encoding YfbM family protein, whose amino-acid sequence MSCLGVLFSIDDTEAEKLKKIKREDIVEYIQEEIEEVYFDEKREQLAQLDKAWDAIHRAFCNSELLFEDGEQPLSLVILDGEILYGDADEEDDYIVSFKSAEQVKSVSKALRNISEEEFRKKYFEIDEEKYEYPLSEEDFEYSWGWLSDTFEFWDYAAKNNLSVIFTVDQ is encoded by the coding sequence ATGTCATGTTTAGGTGTACTTTTCAGCATTGATGATACTGAAGCCGAAAAGCTGAAAAAGATTAAGAGAGAAGATATCGTGGAGTATATTCAGGAGGAAATAGAAGAAGTTTATTTTGATGAAAAGCGGGAACAGCTGGCACAGCTAGATAAAGCCTGGGACGCTATACACAGGGCTTTCTGTAATAGCGAACTGTTATTTGAGGATGGAGAGCAGCCTTTGAGTCTTGTAATACTGGACGGTGAAATATTATACGGCGATGCAGACGAAGAAGATGACTATATAGTGTCGTTCAAAAGCGCGGAGCAGGTAAAATCAGTGTCAAAAGCCCTGAGAAATATTTCTGAGGAAGAATTCAGGAAAAAATATTTTGAAATTGATGAAGAAAAGTATGAGTATCCTTTAAGTGAAGAAGATTTTGAGTATTCATGGGGATGGCTGTCTGATACATTTGAATTTTGGGATTATGCAGCTAAAAATAATTTATCTGTGATTTTTACTGTAGATCAGTAG